One Synechococcus sp. PROS-9-1 DNA window includes the following coding sequences:
- the queF gene encoding preQ(1) synthase has protein sequence MSNPGTELTKTPLYGERAIADAELICFDNPRPARPYEVSIELPEFTCLCPFSGYPDFAVLRLIYQPGPRVVELKAIKLYINHFRNTSISHEEVANKILDDLVTACAPVWMQLEADFNPRGNVHTVVRVSHGTRQPC, from the coding sequence ATGAGCAACCCCGGCACTGAGCTCACCAAAACTCCGCTATATGGCGAAAGGGCTATTGCAGATGCGGAGTTGATCTGTTTCGACAACCCAAGGCCCGCACGCCCCTATGAGGTATCGATCGAATTGCCGGAATTTACGTGCCTCTGCCCGTTTTCGGGGTATCCGGATTTCGCGGTGTTGCGCTTGATTTATCAGCCAGGACCTCGAGTGGTCGAGCTGAAAGCGATCAAGTTGTACATCAATCATTTTCGCAACACTTCGATTTCCCATGAAGAGGTGGCGAACAAAATTCTTGATGATTTGGTGACGGCCTGTGCTCCTGTTTGGATGCAGCTAGAAGCTGATTTCAACCCTCGTGGAAACGTTCACACGGTCGTGAGAGTCAGTCACGGGACCCGTCAACCCTGCTGA
- the apcB gene encoding allophycocyanin subunit beta, translating to MQDAITNVINKSDVQGLYLDTTSMTSLEQYFTSGELRVKAAATISANASSIIKEAVAKSLLYSDITRPGGNMYTTRRYAACIRDLDYYLRYSTYAMLAGDTSILDERVLNGLKETYNSLGVPIGATVQAIQAMKEVTASLVGPDAGKEMGVYFDYICSGLGN from the coding sequence ATGCAAGACGCGATCACCAACGTTATCAACAAGTCTGACGTTCAAGGCCTGTATTTGGACACCACGTCCATGACCAGCCTTGAGCAGTATTTCACCAGTGGTGAACTGAGAGTCAAAGCTGCAGCAACGATTAGTGCCAACGCTTCTTCAATCATTAAAGAAGCTGTAGCCAAATCCCTGCTGTACTCGGACATCACCCGTCCAGGCGGCAACATGTACACCACGCGTCGCTATGCAGCTTGCATCCGCGACCTGGATTATTACCTGCGCTATTCCACCTACGCGATGCTCGCTGGTGACACCTCCATCCTTGATGAGCGTGTTCTGAACGGTCTTAAGGAGACCTACAACTCCTTGGGAGTGCCGATTGGCGCAACCGTCCAGGCCATCCAAGCCATGAAGGAAGTCACTGCTTCCCTGGTCGGCCCTGATGCTGGCAAGGAGATGGGTGTCTACTTCGACTACATCTGTTCTGGTCTTGGCAACTGA
- a CDS encoding adenylosuccinate lyase — MFWTPYADWIYVVVSVSGMLLIIVLVLRPEAKP; from the coding sequence ATGTTCTGGACTCCCTATGCCGACTGGATTTACGTGGTGGTTAGCGTGAGCGGGATGCTGCTCATCATCGTGCTGGTGCTACGCCCTGAAGCAAAGCCATGA
- a CDS encoding FtsW/RodA/SpoVE family cell cycle protein, which yields MSDTSVTSRRSRPTRKGAVKGPKDSASNPRGLWQRLLPLDWSLWPTEARLLLSLTAIWCVAGLLVLASASWWVAAREQGEGAYYLKRQLVWMVASWSLMAFVASTTLRRWLKIAGPGLWIGCLMVGATLVMGTTVNGASRWLVIGPIQIQPSELVKPFVVLQAANLFSHWKRNALDQKLLWLASFAILVLLILKQPNLSTAALIGLLIWLMAFSAGLPLLQLFGTALAGGMLGVSSILINEYQRIRVISFLNPWNDPQGDGYQLIQSLLAIGSGGIFGQGFGLSTQKLQYLPIQSTDFIFAVYAEEFGFVGSVMLLVFLMLMGFLGLRVALRCRSNQARLTAIGCSTLLVGQSLINIAVASGAMPTTGLPLPLVSYGGNSLLSSMVIIGLLIRCSLESTGLIGGRSLREQQRRG from the coding sequence TTGAGCGACACCAGCGTGACCTCCAGAAGGAGCCGACCCACGCGGAAGGGGGCTGTGAAAGGCCCTAAGGACTCAGCATCCAATCCGCGGGGACTCTGGCAACGGTTGTTACCTCTCGATTGGTCCCTTTGGCCAACAGAGGCGAGGCTCCTCCTGAGTCTCACAGCCATCTGGTGCGTTGCTGGATTATTGGTCTTGGCATCCGCCAGCTGGTGGGTTGCCGCCCGCGAACAGGGAGAAGGGGCTTACTACCTCAAGCGCCAACTGGTCTGGATGGTGGCTAGCTGGAGCCTGATGGCATTCGTTGCTTCCACAACGCTTAGACGTTGGCTCAAAATCGCTGGCCCTGGCCTATGGATCGGCTGCCTGATGGTGGGAGCCACCTTGGTGATGGGCACCACGGTGAATGGAGCAAGTCGCTGGCTGGTGATCGGTCCCATCCAGATCCAACCATCAGAGTTGGTGAAACCATTTGTCGTTCTTCAGGCTGCCAATCTCTTCTCCCATTGGAAGCGGAACGCACTCGATCAAAAACTGCTCTGGCTAGCAAGCTTCGCCATCCTCGTTCTGCTGATCCTCAAACAGCCGAATCTGAGTACCGCGGCACTGATCGGTCTGTTGATCTGGTTGATGGCCTTTTCAGCAGGGCTTCCCTTGCTTCAACTGTTTGGGACCGCACTAGCCGGAGGCATGCTCGGGGTCAGCAGCATTTTGATCAATGAATATCAACGCATCAGGGTGATCTCGTTTCTGAATCCTTGGAACGATCCCCAGGGTGATGGTTATCAACTTATTCAAAGCCTGCTGGCGATTGGATCAGGGGGGATTTTTGGCCAAGGATTCGGCCTATCAACCCAGAAACTGCAATATCTGCCCATCCAAAGCACAGATTTCATCTTCGCTGTCTACGCCGAAGAGTTTGGGTTCGTGGGGTCTGTGATGTTGCTGGTGTTTCTGATGCTGATGGGATTCTTGGGACTGCGTGTTGCTTTGCGCTGCCGAAGCAACCAGGCAAGGCTGACTGCCATTGGCTGTTCAACCCTTCTCGTTGGACAATCACTAATAAATATTGCAGTGGCCTCCGGGGCCATGCCCACAACAGGCCTCCCCCTCCCACTGGTCAGCTATGGAGGAAATTCGTTGCTCTCCAGCATGGTGATTATTGGCTTATTGATCCGATGCTCACTCGAGTCCACTGGCTTAATCGGTGGTCGCAGCCTCCGCGAGCAACAGCGTCGTGGATAA
- a CDS encoding phycobilisome linker polypeptide gives MRLFKVTACIPSPEKVRSQRELQNTFFTKWVPYESWFAEQQRIQKQGGRIIKVELCTGGRQVNVGN, from the coding sequence ATGCGTCTCTTCAAGGTCACAGCCTGCATCCCCTCACCTGAGAAGGTCCGTTCGCAGCGTGAGTTGCAGAACACCTTTTTCACCAAGTGGGTTCCCTACGAGAGCTGGTTTGCTGAACAACAGCGCATCCAGAAGCAAGGTGGCCGCATCATCAAAGTTGAACTTTGTACCGGTGGCCGTCAGGTCAACGTTGGAAATTAA
- the purB gene encoding adenylosuccinate lyase produces MIERYTLPEMGEIWTDRAKYQSWLDVEVAACEANCRLGRVPKDAMQTIREQSAFEPERILEIEAEVRHDVIAFLTNVNEHVGDAGRYIHVGMTSSDVLDTGLALQLKASVALLRQELASLDAAITKLASEHKATVMIGRSHAIHGEPITFGFKLAGWLAETRRNRERLARLEGDVAIGQVSGAMGTYANTDPEVEKLTCEILGLTPDTASTQVISRDRHADYVQILALVGASLDRFATEIRNLQRTDVLEVEESFAKGQKGSSAMPHKRNPIRSERISGLARVLRSYVVAALENVALWHERDISHSSTERMMLPDCSVTLHFMLREMTAVISGLGVYPENMIRNMNVYGGVVFSQRVLLALVDGGMSRENAYEVVQRNAHSAWNTNGGDFRANLQSDPEVSNKLNADQLAECFSTQLHQANLGVVWERLGL; encoded by the coding sequence TTGATCGAGAGATACACCCTGCCCGAGATGGGCGAGATCTGGACAGACCGGGCCAAATACCAAAGTTGGCTGGATGTTGAGGTTGCGGCCTGTGAGGCCAACTGCAGGCTTGGTCGTGTTCCAAAGGACGCGATGCAAACGATCCGCGAACAGTCGGCGTTTGAACCCGAGCGGATCCTTGAGATCGAGGCCGAGGTCCGCCACGACGTCATCGCCTTCTTGACGAATGTGAATGAGCACGTTGGCGATGCTGGGCGTTACATCCACGTCGGCATGACGAGTAGCGACGTCCTTGATACAGGCCTGGCGCTGCAGTTGAAAGCCTCCGTCGCGCTCCTACGCCAGGAGTTGGCGAGCTTGGACGCCGCGATTACCAAACTGGCGAGTGAACACAAAGCCACCGTGATGATCGGCCGTTCTCACGCGATCCATGGCGAACCGATCACCTTTGGATTCAAGCTGGCTGGCTGGCTGGCCGAAACCCGCCGCAATCGTGAGCGCCTAGCTCGGCTAGAGGGTGATGTAGCCATAGGCCAGGTGAGCGGAGCGATGGGCACCTACGCCAATACAGATCCAGAGGTGGAAAAACTCACCTGCGAGATTCTTGGCCTCACTCCCGACACGGCGAGCACCCAGGTGATCTCCCGCGATCGCCATGCCGATTACGTGCAGATCCTCGCCCTGGTTGGCGCCTCGCTCGATCGCTTCGCCACAGAGATTCGCAACCTGCAGCGCACCGATGTTCTGGAGGTCGAAGAAAGCTTCGCCAAGGGACAGAAAGGCAGCTCGGCCATGCCCCATAAACGCAATCCGATTCGCAGCGAACGGATCAGCGGTTTAGCGCGAGTGCTGCGCAGCTACGTGGTGGCAGCCCTGGAAAACGTGGCTCTCTGGCACGAACGTGACATCAGCCACAGCTCAACAGAACGGATGATGCTGCCGGACTGCTCGGTGACCCTGCACTTCATGCTGCGCGAGATGACCGCCGTCATCTCTGGCCTCGGGGTTTACCCAGAGAACATGATCCGCAACATGAATGTCTACGGAGGCGTGGTTTTCAGCCAACGGGTCCTGCTCGCCCTCGTGGATGGCGGTATGAGCCGGGAGAATGCCTACGAAGTTGTGCAGCGCAACGCCCACAGCGCTTGGAACACCAATGGTGGTGACTTCCGCGCCAACCTTCAAAGCGATCCCGAGGTGAGCAACAAGCTCAATGCAGACCAACTGGCTGAGTGTTTCAGTACCCAGCTGCACCAAGCCAACCTAGGGGTGGTCTGGGAGCGACTCGGCCTCTGA
- a CDS encoding cytochrome c biogenesis protein ResB yields MAALRRLFALISDLRLAILLLLLIAGASALGTILPQNEAPDLYLERFNADPWLGLINGEQMLQLQLDSIYSSVWFLSLLAWLGLALILCSWRRQWPALIATTRWIDYRQPRQLSKLALAESIRCSDGESALNTLTSQLQKQGWQVQRHEDRLAARRGVIGKVGPLLVHTGLVLLLIGAAWGALSGNRLERFLAPGRALDLLDPSGNNRLSLTLERFAIERDPAGRTEQFRSTLRLDPPGGPSEQRMISVNHPLRYRGMTVYQADWSLAAITVQIGKSPQLQLPLRSFPELGEQIWGLVLPTRPDGSEPVLMSTSSEQGPVQVFDADGSLLGNLRPGGASAEIKGLPLRVAEIMPASGLLLKRDPGVPLVYAGFAITLLGGGLSLIATRQLWAVLDPPPFQPSNRKLHIGGLCNRNLAGLAAELPILISRVDGSRD; encoded by the coding sequence ATGGCTGCCCTTCGCCGACTCTTCGCCCTGATCTCGGATCTTCGTTTGGCGATCCTGCTGCTGCTGCTGATTGCAGGAGCAAGCGCCCTTGGAACCATTCTTCCGCAAAACGAAGCGCCTGATTTGTATCTCGAGCGTTTCAATGCCGACCCATGGCTCGGATTGATCAATGGCGAACAGATGTTGCAACTGCAGCTGGACAGCATCTATTCCAGCGTGTGGTTTTTAAGCCTTTTGGCTTGGCTGGGATTGGCCTTGATCTTGTGCAGCTGGCGTCGTCAATGGCCAGCACTGATCGCCACCACGCGCTGGATTGACTATCGCCAACCCAGGCAACTCAGCAAGTTGGCGTTAGCCGAATCGATTCGCTGTTCCGACGGTGAGTCGGCCTTAAACACGCTGACTTCGCAGCTCCAGAAGCAAGGCTGGCAGGTTCAGAGGCATGAGGATCGCCTGGCAGCCCGGCGCGGCGTGATTGGCAAGGTTGGCCCCTTATTGGTTCACACCGGCTTGGTGCTGCTGCTCATCGGGGCTGCATGGGGAGCATTGTCTGGAAACCGCTTGGAACGCTTCCTTGCACCTGGCCGAGCCCTTGATCTGCTTGACCCCTCTGGCAACAACCGGCTCTCGCTCACCCTCGAGCGCTTCGCGATTGAGCGTGATCCAGCGGGACGCACCGAACAATTCCGATCAACGCTGAGGCTTGATCCACCAGGAGGGCCTTCAGAGCAGCGCATGATCAGCGTGAATCATCCGCTCCGATATCGAGGCATGACTGTTTATCAAGCGGATTGGTCGCTGGCTGCGATCACCGTGCAGATCGGCAAGAGTCCTCAACTGCAATTACCCCTCCGTAGTTTTCCCGAACTCGGCGAACAAATTTGGGGTCTTGTGCTTCCCACACGCCCGGATGGATCCGAACCAGTGCTGATGAGCACGAGCAGTGAACAAGGCCCTGTTCAGGTGTTCGATGCAGACGGATCGCTACTTGGCAACCTGCGACCTGGCGGAGCATCCGCTGAAATCAAAGGACTTCCTCTAAGGGTGGCCGAGATCATGCCTGCCAGCGGACTCCTCCTCAAACGTGACCCTGGCGTGCCACTCGTTTATGCAGGTTTCGCGATCACATTGCTTGGCGGAGGCCTCAGCTTGATCGCAACCCGACAACTATGGGCCGTACTCGACCCGCCACCGTTTCAGCCATCTAACAGAAAGCTGCACATCGGCGGGCTTTGCAATCGAAATCTCGCTGGCTTGGCTGCTGAATTGCCAATCCTGATCAGCAGGGTTGACGGGTCCCGTGACTGA
- a CDS encoding allophycocyanin, producing MSIVSNSIINADAEARYLNPGELDQIKSFVSGGQRRLRVAQVLSESRERIVKTAGGQLFQKRPDVISPGGNAYGQEMTATCLRDMDYYLRLVTYGVVAGDVTPIEEIGVIGARELYRSLGTPLEAMAESVREMKSVAMSILTGADAEEAGFYFDYVIGALA from the coding sequence ATGAGCATCGTCTCCAACTCGATCATCAACGCGGACGCCGAAGCCCGCTATCTCAATCCTGGCGAATTGGACCAGATCAAGTCCTTTGTCAGTGGCGGACAACGCCGTTTGCGTGTCGCTCAGGTTCTCAGCGAGAGCCGTGAGCGCATCGTCAAAACAGCAGGTGGTCAGCTGTTCCAGAAACGTCCCGATGTCATTTCCCCTGGTGGAAATGCCTACGGCCAAGAAATGACCGCAACCTGTTTGCGAGACATGGATTACTACCTCCGTCTTGTCACCTACGGCGTCGTTGCTGGCGATGTCACACCGATCGAAGAGATTGGCGTGATTGGTGCCCGTGAGCTCTACCGCTCGCTTGGCACACCTCTTGAAGCCATGGCCGAGTCCGTGCGCGAAATGAAATCAGTTGCCATGAGTATCCTCACCGGCGCAGATGCCGAAGAGGCTGGCTTCTATTTCGATTACGTGATCGGCGCTCTCGCCTGA
- a CDS encoding TlyA family RNA methyltransferase, with protein sequence MARKQRLDLHMLTLGLAASRQQAQQLIRAGKVRDRRGQLLDKPGHTVLPDLELIVEQPPRFVSRGGEKLLAALEAFPVSVEGRTCLDGGISTGGFTDCLLQHGAGRVYGIDVGYGQTAWSLRIDERVVLRERTNLRRLSAAELYGPDDVLPTLAVADVSFISLALVLPAIRALLQPQGSEALVLVKPQFEVGRDRVGKGGVVRDGLAHRDAIASVISAAHSLGWNAQGIVGSPITGPAGNHEYMLWLSELAPQQISDEKVQQVVQDTLKSES encoded by the coding sequence ATGGCTCGTAAACAGCGTTTAGATCTCCACATGCTGACGTTGGGCTTGGCGGCATCCCGTCAGCAAGCACAACAGCTCATTCGTGCTGGCAAGGTCAGAGACCGTCGGGGCCAGCTGCTCGACAAGCCAGGTCACACGGTTTTGCCCGATCTCGAATTGATCGTGGAGCAGCCTCCTCGGTTTGTTTCAAGAGGGGGTGAAAAGTTGCTGGCAGCGCTGGAGGCATTTCCTGTCTCGGTGGAGGGGCGCACCTGCCTTGATGGTGGAATTTCGACGGGTGGCTTCACCGATTGTTTGCTGCAACACGGGGCCGGTCGGGTTTATGGCATTGACGTTGGCTATGGCCAGACGGCCTGGAGTTTGCGCATTGATGAACGCGTTGTTCTTAGAGAGCGCACCAACTTGCGTCGACTGAGCGCAGCTGAGCTTTATGGGCCTGATGACGTCCTCCCCACACTGGCTGTCGCAGACGTGTCGTTTATCTCCCTTGCACTCGTCCTTCCAGCGATTCGTGCCTTGCTGCAACCGCAGGGGAGCGAAGCATTGGTGTTGGTGAAGCCTCAGTTTGAGGTAGGACGCGATCGGGTGGGTAAAGGGGGTGTGGTCAGAGATGGTTTGGCTCACAGGGATGCGATTGCATCAGTGATCTCTGCTGCACATTCCCTGGGCTGGAATGCCCAGGGAATTGTGGGGTCTCCGATTACCGGTCCTGCTGGCAACCACGAATACATGTTGTGGTTAAGCGAGCTTGCGCCACAACAGATCTCTGATGAAAAGGTTCAGCAGGTGGTTCAGGACACGCTGAAATCAGAGAGCTGA
- a CDS encoding P-II family nitrogen regulator, whose protein sequence is MKKVEAVIRPFKLEDVKLALVNAGIVGMTVSEVRGFGRQKGQVERYRGSEFTVEFLQKLKVDVVIDDDRVDDVINAIAEAAKTGEIGDGKIFVSSVDTVVRIRTGDRDSSAL, encoded by the coding sequence ATGAAAAAGGTCGAAGCCGTCATCCGTCCCTTCAAGCTTGAGGACGTCAAATTGGCTTTAGTTAATGCCGGAATCGTTGGCATGACAGTGAGCGAAGTGCGCGGCTTCGGTCGGCAGAAGGGGCAAGTAGAGCGATATCGCGGTTCAGAATTCACTGTTGAATTTCTGCAGAAGCTGAAAGTGGACGTTGTGATCGACGACGACCGCGTCGACGATGTGATTAACGCCATTGCGGAAGCAGCGAAAACAGGCGAGATCGGCGACGGCAAGATTTTTGTCTCATCTGTCGACACCGTCGTGCGCATTCGCACCGGAGATCGTGACAGCTCAGCTCTCTGA
- a CDS encoding cytochrome c biogenesis CcdA family protein — protein sequence MLNHALQQPGPITVALVFAGGALTSLGPCSLSLLPVTLAYLAGFESKQKPWQRSLSFCAGIVGALVVLGSLSGLLGRIYGQVPGLVPTVVAVLAVVMGLNLLGVVRIPLPAGPDPMRWTSKVPAPLAPVAAGLAFGLAASPCTTPVLAVLLGWIASTGRPLLGVLMLTSFGMGQVLPLLLAGNLAASLPRLLALRPIGRWVPPISGVILLATGSLTLLARLT from the coding sequence CTGCTCAACCATGCGCTGCAGCAGCCTGGTCCAATCACTGTGGCTCTTGTCTTTGCAGGAGGAGCCTTAACCAGCCTGGGGCCCTGTTCCCTGTCTTTGCTGCCGGTCACGCTCGCCTACCTAGCCGGATTTGAGAGCAAGCAGAAGCCTTGGCAACGCAGCCTGTCGTTTTGCGCTGGAATCGTTGGCGCCCTGGTTGTGCTGGGAAGCCTGAGTGGCTTGCTGGGCCGCATTTACGGTCAAGTGCCTGGTTTGGTCCCAACCGTTGTTGCGGTCTTGGCAGTGGTGATGGGACTCAATCTGCTCGGGGTGGTTCGCATCCCCCTCCCCGCCGGGCCAGACCCGATGCGTTGGACCAGCAAGGTGCCCGCTCCGCTAGCCCCGGTCGCAGCAGGGTTGGCATTTGGGCTCGCTGCTTCACCCTGCACAACACCCGTACTGGCCGTTCTACTGGGCTGGATTGCCAGCACAGGACGCCCGCTCCTCGGCGTGCTCATGCTGACAAGCTTCGGCATGGGTCAAGTGCTGCCTTTGCTGCTCGCAGGCAACTTGGCAGCCTCTCTGCCGCGCTTGCTGGCGTTGCGGCCTATCGGCCGGTGGGTTCCACCGATCAGTGGCGTAATCCTGCTGGCCACAGGCAGTCTCACCTTATTAGCGAGACTGACCTGA
- the fumC gene encoding class II fumarate hydratase — MTQTTRTEHDSMGAVEVPAEALWGAQTQRSLQNFAISDDRIPVDLIHALAQIKQAAAIVNARLGVLDDNRRDLIVKVAADIAEGRHDDQFPLRVWQTGSGTQTNMNVNEVISNLVSQSEGEPLGSHQPVHPNDHVNRSQSTNDAFPAAIHIAAAAGIQHRLLPEVQRLSEAFASKSEAWQDIVKIGRTHLQDAVPLTLGQEASAWRDQLSSARNRIETSLQELFPLPLGGTAVGTGLNAPEGFADQAATELARLSGLPLVSAPNKFAVMASHDGLVNAMGQLRLLAVSLLKIANDLRLLACGPRAGLAELHLPENEPGSSIMPGKVNPTQCEAMAMVCTQVIGLDAAVAMAGAGGHLQMNVYKPLIGFNLLQTIKLLTDACHSFRVAMVEGIEPNRSRIQRDVEQSLMLVTPLAPVIGYDKASAIAKYAHEQGSSLRDAALELGYVSAAEFDQIIDPAAMTNP, encoded by the coding sequence ATGACCCAAACAACTAGGACCGAACACGACAGCATGGGGGCCGTCGAGGTGCCGGCTGAGGCCCTTTGGGGGGCACAGACTCAGCGATCTCTCCAGAACTTCGCCATCAGTGATGACCGCATTCCTGTTGATCTGATCCATGCTCTAGCGCAAATCAAACAGGCGGCAGCGATCGTGAACGCTCGCCTGGGGGTGTTGGATGACAACCGACGCGATCTGATCGTGAAAGTGGCGGCTGACATTGCCGAGGGGCGTCACGACGACCAGTTCCCTCTGAGGGTTTGGCAAACCGGTAGCGGCACCCAAACGAACATGAATGTCAATGAGGTGATCAGCAACCTCGTGTCGCAGAGCGAGGGGGAGCCATTAGGCAGCCATCAGCCTGTACACCCCAACGATCACGTCAACCGCTCTCAGTCGACCAACGACGCCTTCCCAGCGGCGATCCACATCGCTGCTGCCGCTGGCATCCAACACCGGCTGTTGCCGGAAGTCCAACGTCTCAGCGAGGCTTTTGCCTCCAAGAGTGAGGCCTGGCAAGACATCGTGAAGATTGGCCGCACCCACCTGCAGGATGCGGTGCCGCTCACCCTTGGCCAAGAAGCTTCGGCCTGGCGCGATCAACTCAGCAGTGCCAGGAACCGAATCGAAACATCACTGCAGGAGCTATTCCCGCTCCCTCTCGGCGGCACCGCCGTTGGAACGGGCCTAAATGCCCCGGAAGGATTCGCCGACCAAGCTGCGACTGAACTGGCGCGCCTGAGCGGCTTGCCCTTGGTCTCGGCTCCGAACAAATTTGCTGTGATGGCAAGCCATGACGGACTGGTGAATGCCATGGGCCAGCTGCGACTCCTCGCGGTGAGCTTGCTAAAGATCGCCAACGATCTCCGTCTGCTCGCCTGTGGCCCCCGCGCCGGCTTAGCGGAACTGCATTTGCCTGAAAACGAACCAGGCAGTTCGATCATGCCTGGCAAGGTAAACCCAACCCAGTGCGAAGCGATGGCCATGGTTTGCACCCAGGTGATCGGCCTCGATGCAGCCGTTGCGATGGCCGGGGCCGGCGGCCACCTGCAGATGAATGTCTACAAACCACTGATCGGCTTCAACCTGCTGCAGACGATCAAGTTGCTCACCGATGCCTGCCACTCCTTCAGGGTGGCCATGGTGGAAGGCATCGAACCCAATCGCAGTCGCATCCAGCGCGACGTGGAGCAATCCCTGATGCTCGTCACTCCGCTGGCACCTGTGATCGGTTACGACAAGGCCAGTGCAATCGCTAAGTACGCCCACGAGCAGGGATCAAGCCTGCGCGATGCGGCCCTAGAGCTGGGCTATGTCAGTGCAGCGGAGTTCGACCAAATTATTGACCCTGCGGCCATGACAAACCCTTGA